One part of the Mycolicibacterium aromaticivorans JS19b1 = JCM 16368 genome encodes these proteins:
- a CDS encoding UTP--glucose-1-phosphate uridylyltransferase, which yields MRPPEVPIPRTAIVPAAGLGTRFLPATKTVPKELLPVVDTPGIELVAEEAAEAGAERLVIVTSEGKDSVVAHFVEDLVLEGTLEARGKKAMLEKVRRAPALIKVESVVQHQPLGLGHAVGCVEPVLSPDEDAVSVLLPDDLVLPTGVLETMAKVRAKRGGTVLCAIEVSEDEVSAYGVFDVEPVPDAANPNVLKVKGMVEKPKAEDAPSLFAAAGRYILDRAIFDALRRVDRGVGGEIQLTDAIELLIKEGHPVHVVVHRGSRHDLGNPGGYLKAAVDFALDRDDYGPDLRRWLTARLGLTDKTEQ from the coding sequence ATGAGGCCGCCAGAGGTCCCGATTCCGCGCACAGCGATCGTTCCCGCGGCCGGCTTGGGAACGCGATTCCTGCCCGCAACCAAGACTGTGCCCAAGGAATTGCTGCCGGTGGTCGACACGCCGGGTATCGAGCTCGTCGCAGAGGAAGCCGCGGAGGCGGGAGCCGAGCGGCTGGTGATCGTCACCTCCGAAGGCAAAGACAGCGTGGTCGCCCACTTCGTCGAGGATCTGGTGCTGGAAGGCACGTTGGAGGCCCGCGGCAAGAAGGCGATGCTCGAGAAGGTGCGCCGGGCTCCGGCGCTGATCAAGGTCGAGTCCGTGGTGCAGCACCAGCCGCTGGGTCTGGGCCACGCCGTCGGCTGTGTGGAACCGGTGCTGTCGCCGGACGAGGACGCGGTCTCGGTTCTGCTGCCTGACGACCTGGTGCTGCCGACCGGTGTGCTCGAGACCATGGCGAAGGTGCGGGCCAAGCGGGGCGGCACGGTGCTGTGCGCCATCGAGGTGTCCGAGGACGAGGTCAGCGCGTACGGCGTGTTCGATGTCGAGCCGGTCCCCGATGCGGCGAATCCGAATGTGCTCAAAGTCAAAGGCATGGTGGAAAAGCCCAAAGCGGAGGACGCGCCCTCGCTGTTCGCCGCCGCCGGCCGGTACATCTTGGATCGGGCGATCTTCGACGCGCTGCGTCGTGTCGACCGGGGTGTCGGCGGCGAGATCCAGCTGACCGACGCCATCGAGTTGTTGATCAAGGAGGGGCACCCGGTCCACGTGGTGGTGCACCGCGGCTCTCGACACGACTTGGGAAATCCCGGCGGCTACCTGAAGGCTGCGGTTGACTTTGCGTTGGATCGTGACGACTATGGCCCGGATTTGCGGCGATGGTTGACGGCACGCCTGGGCCTGACCGATAAGACCGAACAGTAG
- a CDS encoding 5-formyltetrahydrofolate cyclo-ligase, with protein MQLRADKVDGVLAGTKAQHRAALLAARRTVPHEVRAAEALALCAHLDEFVAPDDTVCAYLPVGTEPGSLQVVDRLHDVCARVLLPVTRTGADGEPVALLWSVYVPGELVAARYGLLEPAGPVMASSALGDADLVLVPALAVDRRGVRLGRGGGFYDRSLPLRQPSAKLVAVVRDSELVDELPSEPHDIRMTHVLTPKHGLCALANTE; from the coding sequence ATGCAGTTGCGCGCTGACAAGGTGGACGGCGTGCTCGCCGGTACTAAAGCCCAACACCGGGCTGCCCTGTTGGCGGCGCGCCGGACAGTGCCTCACGAGGTGCGGGCGGCAGAGGCGCTGGCGCTCTGTGCGCACCTCGACGAGTTCGTGGCTCCGGATGACACCGTGTGCGCCTACCTGCCGGTGGGCACCGAGCCGGGTTCGCTGCAGGTGGTGGACCGGCTGCACGACGTGTGCGCCCGGGTGCTGCTGCCGGTGACGCGCACCGGAGCCGACGGTGAACCGGTGGCCCTGCTCTGGAGTGTCTACGTCCCCGGCGAGCTGGTCGCCGCGCGATACGGGCTGCTCGAGCCTGCCGGGCCGGTGATGGCGAGCTCGGCCTTGGGAGACGCCGACCTCGTCCTCGTGCCGGCGCTGGCGGTGGACCGTCGAGGGGTGCGGCTGGGTCGCGGCGGCGGCTTCTACGATCGCTCGCTGCCGTTGCGCCAACCCAGCGCCAAACTGGTCGCGGTGGTCCGAGACTCGGAGCTTGTCGACGAACTGCCCAGCGAACCTCATGACATCCGGATGACCCATGTCCTCACCCCCAAACACGGCCTGTGCGCGCTGGCCAACACAGAGTGA
- a CDS encoding FmdB family zinc ribbon protein encodes MPTYSYACTECDNRFDAVQAFSDDALTTCPECSGRLRKLFNSVGVVFKGSGFYRTDSREAGKSSSKSESPSSSSSEKSSSSSDSSSSSSSSSSSTSSAPAAAASS; translated from the coding sequence GTGCCGACCTACAGCTACGCGTGTACCGAGTGCGACAACCGCTTCGACGCGGTGCAGGCGTTCAGTGATGACGCGCTGACCACTTGCCCCGAGTGCTCAGGTCGGCTGCGCAAGCTGTTCAACTCGGTGGGCGTGGTGTTCAAGGGCAGCGGCTTCTACCGCACCGACAGCCGTGAAGCAGGCAAGAGCAGCAGCAAGTCGGAGTCGCCCTCGTCGTCAAGCTCGGAGAAATCGTCGAGCTCCAGCGATTCGTCGAGTTCGTCCAGTTCGTCGAGTTCGTCGACATCCTCCGCGCCGGCCGCCGCAGCATCGAGCTAG
- a CDS encoding EAL domain-containing protein yields the protein MNADQLLARTLLTALATGGVEPFFQPIVSLDDGHVLGFEVLARWNDPEQGFIAPDRFIPIADRFGLLDRLLDQLMRTAFSAAEDWPHHLFLGFNVSPTQLRNPELATRIAKAAMDSSFPLSRVHIEVTESGFIDDLTQPRRTLDRLINLGCMIAMDDFGTGYSSLTWLSTLPFSKLKIDASFVMAMEEHRQSRKIVHAVVSLGHSLGLAVVAEGVETPAQAELLRTMGCKLAQGYLFGRPMPAQQVPDALVKLTSATAVEGLLVPMSLELRAHRLSESYAPDAAVAFMDPAGTVVASSTAFDTTLDSNGGEVAGRHIWDLIGVTPDTMAELRASDLLDEPFPAFDEKAADGSVEQVHIRPVKDESSELVGYSVEFGDNPNPAGMAS from the coding sequence GTGAACGCTGATCAGCTTCTCGCGCGCACACTCTTGACGGCTCTCGCGACCGGCGGGGTGGAACCGTTCTTTCAACCGATCGTGTCCTTGGACGACGGGCATGTACTCGGCTTCGAAGTCCTCGCCCGCTGGAATGATCCGGAACAGGGTTTCATCGCCCCCGACCGGTTCATTCCGATCGCGGACCGGTTCGGCTTGCTCGATCGCCTGCTGGATCAGCTGATGCGCACGGCATTTTCGGCCGCCGAGGACTGGCCGCACCACCTGTTCCTCGGCTTCAACGTGTCGCCGACCCAGCTGCGCAACCCCGAGCTGGCGACCAGGATCGCCAAAGCTGCGATGGATTCGTCATTCCCGTTGAGCCGCGTGCACATCGAAGTCACCGAGTCGGGCTTCATCGACGATCTGACTCAGCCGCGACGCACGCTCGACCGGCTGATCAACCTCGGTTGCATGATCGCCATGGACGATTTCGGCACCGGCTACTCAAGCCTGACGTGGCTCAGCACGCTGCCGTTCTCCAAGCTGAAGATCGATGCCAGCTTCGTGATGGCGATGGAGGAGCACCGGCAGAGCCGCAAGATCGTGCACGCGGTGGTGAGTCTGGGCCACAGTCTGGGCCTGGCTGTGGTGGCGGAAGGGGTCGAGACTCCCGCTCAGGCCGAGCTGTTGCGGACCATGGGGTGCAAGCTGGCGCAAGGCTATCTCTTCGGACGACCGATGCCGGCACAGCAGGTGCCGGATGCGTTGGTAAAGCTGACTTCCGCAACGGCCGTCGAGGGTCTGTTGGTGCCGATGTCCCTGGAATTGCGCGCCCACCGGCTCTCCGAGAGTTACGCCCCCGACGCCGCTGTCGCGTTCATGGACCCGGCAGGCACCGTCGTCGCGTCGAGCACCGCCTTCGACACGACGTTGGATTCCAACGGGGGAGAGGTGGCCGGACGTCACATCTGGGACCTGATCGGTGTCACCCCGGACACCATGGCAGAGCTGCGCGCCTCCGATCTGCTCGACGAGCCGTTCCCGGCATTCGACGAGAAGGCGGCCGACGGCTCGGTCGAGCAGGTTCATATCCGCCCGGTCAAGGACGAGAGCAGTGAATTGGTCGGCTATTCGGTGGAATTCGGAGACAACCCGAATCCGGCGGGCATGGCCTCCTGA
- a CDS encoding SAF domain-containing protein, whose translation MGESLNPTLPNRIRHMLRPDFTRTVLARRVVAGALVVLAGIAALRPDPDRHRTDVVVATHDLSPGLALSADDVTVEKRSAATIPDGAKVTADDVIGATLAGPTRRGEVLTDVRVLGSRLTGLSAGPDARVVPLHLADAAVLDMIRPGDVVDVMGAADAGGDTKPTLAATNAVVVLVSPKQKAAGAGDDRVVLVALPAAGAHALAAATLVQTVTLTIH comes from the coding sequence ATGGGCGAGTCGCTCAACCCCACACTGCCGAACCGCATTCGGCACATGCTCCGGCCCGACTTCACCCGCACCGTCCTGGCGCGCCGGGTCGTCGCCGGTGCGCTGGTCGTTCTCGCGGGCATTGCCGCGCTGCGACCCGACCCCGACCGCCATCGAACCGACGTGGTGGTCGCCACCCATGACCTCAGCCCGGGGCTGGCCCTGTCGGCCGACGACGTGACGGTGGAGAAGCGTTCTGCCGCAACGATTCCCGACGGTGCAAAGGTGACAGCCGACGATGTGATCGGGGCGACGCTGGCCGGACCGACGCGACGCGGAGAAGTGCTCACCGACGTCAGGGTGCTCGGCTCACGGTTGACCGGGCTCAGCGCCGGACCTGACGCCCGGGTGGTGCCGCTGCACCTCGCCGACGCGGCGGTACTCGACATGATCCGGCCCGGCGACGTCGTCGACGTCATGGGCGCCGCGGACGCGGGCGGCGACACGAAGCCGACGCTCGCGGCCACCAACGCCGTCGTCGTGCTGGTGTCGCCCAAGCAGAAGGCGGCAGGAGCGGGCGATGACCGGGTCGTGTTGGTGGCGTTGCCCGCGGCGGGCGCGCACGCCTTGGCGGCGGCGACGCTGGTGCAGACCGTCACGCTGACGATCCACTGA
- the mscL gene encoding large-conductance mechanosensitive channel protein MscL, whose amino-acid sequence MLKGFKEFLSRGNIVDLSVAVVIGTAFTALVTKFTESIIQPLISRIGAGKDTSYGLLRIGIGGGQAIDLNILLSALINFVLVAAVVYFFVVVPYNRLRKKGEIEQAGDTELSLLTEIRDLLADAEGAPKKTTGPGTGPSPDTAAMTSADKD is encoded by the coding sequence ATGCTGAAGGGATTCAAGGAGTTTCTCTCCCGCGGCAACATCGTCGACCTGTCGGTCGCGGTGGTGATCGGCACCGCGTTCACCGCGCTGGTCACCAAGTTCACCGAAAGCATCATCCAGCCACTGATCAGCCGGATCGGTGCGGGCAAGGACACGAGTTACGGCCTACTGCGCATCGGGATCGGCGGAGGGCAGGCCATCGACCTGAACATCCTGCTGTCGGCGTTGATCAACTTCGTCCTGGTGGCGGCAGTCGTGTATTTCTTCGTCGTCGTGCCCTACAACAGGCTTCGGAAGAAGGGCGAGATCGAGCAGGCCGGCGACACCGAGTTGAGCCTGCTGACCGAGATTCGGGACCTGCTGGCCGATGCGGAGGGCGCACCGAAGAAGACCACCGGCCCGGGCACCGGCCCGAGCCCCGACACCGCTGCGATGACGAGCGCCGACAAAGACTGA
- a CDS encoding MspA family porin: protein MKVIGRVLVAMIAAVAALFVGTGTSHAGLDNELSLVDGGGRTMTVQQWDTFLNGVFPLDRNRLTREWFHSGKAVYSVVGPGADEFAGTLELGYQVGFPWSLGVGINFSYTTPNILLDDANISPTGFNPLGSVITPNLFPGVSISADLGNGPGIQEVATFSVDVSGPNGSVAVANAHGTVTGAAGGVLLRPFARLISKAGDSVTTYGEPWNMN, encoded by the coding sequence ATGAAGGTAATCGGTCGGGTACTGGTGGCGATGATCGCTGCCGTCGCGGCGTTGTTCGTCGGGACAGGTACCTCGCACGCAGGTTTGGATAATGAGCTGAGTCTGGTCGACGGCGGTGGCCGGACGATGACGGTGCAGCAGTGGGACACCTTCCTCAACGGTGTGTTCCCGTTGGACCGCAACCGGCTGACTCGGGAGTGGTTCCACTCCGGCAAGGCTGTCTACAGCGTGGTCGGCCCGGGTGCCGATGAGTTCGCGGGCACCTTGGAGCTGGGCTATCAGGTGGGCTTCCCGTGGTCGCTGGGTGTGGGCATCAACTTCAGCTACACCACCCCCAACATCCTGCTCGACGACGCCAACATCTCCCCGACGGGCTTCAACCCGCTGGGTTCGGTGATCACCCCGAACCTGTTCCCGGGTGTGTCGATCTCCGCCGACCTGGGCAACGGTCCCGGTATCCAGGAAGTCGCCACGTTCTCCGTCGACGTCTCGGGCCCCAACGGCTCGGTCGCGGTGGCCAACGCCCACGGCACCGTCACCGGTGCTGCCGGCGGTGTGCTGCTGCGCCCCTTCGCCCGCCTGATCTCCAAGGCCGGTGACAGCGTCACCACCTACGGCGAACCCTGGAACATGAACTAA
- a CDS encoding MogA/MoaB family molybdenum cofactor biosynthesis protein, with amino-acid sequence MTASGAAAGLSQGRYTVTSMEQPGELVGRALVVVVDDRTAHGDEEDHSGPLVTELLAEAGFVVDGVVAVSADEVEIRNALNTAVIGGVDLVVSVGGTGVTPRDVTPEATRTILDRELLGISEALRASGLSAGITDAGLSRGLAGISGSTLVVNIAGSRYAVRDGMATLNPLATHVIGELSSLEI; translated from the coding sequence ATGACAGCCAGTGGTGCGGCTGCCGGGCTGTCGCAGGGCAGATATACGGTGACATCCATGGAACAGCCAGGGGAGCTGGTGGGGCGCGCGCTCGTCGTCGTCGTCGACGACCGCACGGCCCACGGCGATGAGGAGGACCACAGCGGACCGTTGGTCACCGAGCTGCTCGCCGAGGCGGGTTTCGTGGTGGACGGCGTTGTGGCGGTCTCTGCCGACGAAGTCGAGATCCGGAACGCGCTGAACACAGCAGTGATCGGTGGTGTCGACCTCGTGGTGTCGGTGGGCGGTACGGGTGTGACTCCGCGCGACGTGACGCCGGAAGCCACCAGGACGATCCTCGACCGTGAACTGCTGGGTATCTCGGAGGCGTTGCGCGCCTCCGGGCTGTCCGCGGGAATCACCGACGCGGGGTTGTCCCGCGGTCTGGCCGGGATCTCCGGCAGCACGTTGGTCGTCAACATCGCCGGCTCGCGGTACGCGGTTCGTGACGGTATGGCGACGCTGAACCCGCTGGCGACCCATGTCATCGGCGAGCTGTCCAGCCTCGAGATCTAA
- a CDS encoding S1C family serine protease has protein sequence MTDHSRYSPPQQPGPPGPNQPAAPGYSPQPRTAGYQQPYDWRYATQPHQQQYRQSYDPYQAARQGNPPTTVGYAPMPPRPRSRAGALVAGALAIAVVSAGIGGGVALLAHPDHQAVGSGLGGSPIGGANVPAANVPVGSVEQVAAKVVPSVVKLETEFGRQSEEGSGIILSSDGLILTNNHVVAAAKGGGPAPAPAAPSIPGLPGIPLAPGGPGAPPSGGPSAGAGGAPTTTVTFADGRTAPFTVVGTDPASDIAVVRAQGVSGLTPISLGSSANLRVGQDVVAVGSPLGLEGTVTTGIVSALNRPVATGGDTNNQNTVLDAIQTDAAINPGNSGGALVNMSGELVGVNSAIATMGGDSPDAQSGSIGLGFAIPVDQAKRIADELISTGTATHASLGVQVSNDTTTHGAKIVDVTKGGAAAAAGLPNGVVVTKVDDRVIGSADALVAAVRSRAPGDQVTLTFKDPSGADRTVQVTLGKAAQ, from the coding sequence ATGACCGACCACTCGAGGTACTCGCCGCCGCAGCAGCCCGGGCCCCCCGGGCCGAATCAGCCTGCGGCGCCGGGGTATTCACCCCAGCCGAGGACAGCCGGTTATCAGCAGCCCTATGACTGGCGCTATGCCACCCAACCGCACCAGCAGCAATACCGGCAATCGTACGACCCGTATCAGGCTGCGCGCCAAGGGAATCCGCCGACGACGGTCGGCTACGCACCGATGCCGCCGCGCCCTCGCTCGCGCGCAGGCGCGTTGGTGGCGGGCGCGCTGGCGATCGCCGTCGTTTCGGCAGGAATCGGTGGCGGTGTGGCGCTGCTCGCACATCCGGACCATCAGGCGGTGGGCTCCGGACTCGGGGGTTCGCCCATCGGGGGAGCCAACGTGCCCGCGGCGAACGTGCCGGTCGGATCGGTAGAGCAGGTGGCGGCCAAGGTGGTACCCAGCGTCGTCAAGCTCGAGACCGAGTTCGGGCGCCAGTCCGAGGAGGGGTCGGGCATCATCCTGTCCTCCGACGGGCTCATCCTGACCAACAACCACGTCGTCGCCGCGGCCAAGGGTGGCGGGCCGGCGCCCGCCCCGGCGGCGCCGTCCATCCCTGGCCTGCCGGGAATCCCCCTCGCGCCGGGTGGCCCGGGCGCTCCGCCGTCCGGCGGCCCCAGCGCCGGTGCGGGCGGGGCACCGACGACCACGGTGACCTTCGCCGACGGTCGCACCGCACCCTTCACCGTGGTGGGTACCGACCCGGCCAGTGACATCGCCGTGGTTCGGGCTCAGGGAGTGTCCGGCCTGACGCCCATCAGTCTGGGTTCGTCGGCCAACCTGCGGGTCGGCCAGGACGTGGTGGCGGTCGGTTCGCCGCTCGGCCTCGAGGGCACCGTCACCACCGGCATCGTCAGCGCACTGAACCGCCCGGTCGCCACCGGCGGCGACACCAACAACCAGAACACGGTGCTCGACGCCATCCAGACCGACGCCGCGATCAACCCGGGTAACTCGGGTGGTGCGCTGGTGAACATGAGCGGCGAGCTCGTGGGAGTGAACTCCGCGATCGCGACGATGGGCGGCGATTCCCCTGACGCCCAGAGCGGTTCGATCGGCCTGGGCTTCGCGATCCCGGTCGACCAGGCCAAACGGATCGCCGACGAGCTGATCAGCACCGGCACCGCCACCCACGCGTCGCTGGGTGTCCAGGTCAGCAATGACACCACGACACATGGAGCGAAGATCGTCGATGTCACCAAGGGTGGCGCTGCCGCGGCCGCCGGCCTGCCCAACGGCGTCGTGGTCACCAAGGTCGACGACCGGGTGATCGGCAGCGCCGACGCGCTGGTGGCCGCGGTCCGGTCACGGGCGCCCGGCGATCAGGTGACGCTGACGTTCAAGGACCCGTCGGGTGCGGATCGCACCGTGCAGGTCACGCTCGGAAAGGCCGCCCAATGA
- a CDS encoding HAMP domain-containing sensor histidine kinase, translating to MSPLRRRARAERAPEEPTSSLSLRWRVMLLAMSMVAMVVVLMAVAVYAVVSAALYTDIDNQLQSRASLLIASGSLAADPGKAIEGTAYSDVNAMLVNPGRSTYTANQQGQKLPVGEPEKSVINGELLMSRRTVGNQRVLAVHLPDNRSLLISKSLAPTNAVMTKLKWVLLAVGGIGVVVAAIAGGMVARTGLRPVARLTEAAERVARTDDLRPIPVFGSDELARLTETFNTMLRALTESRERQARLVADAGHELRTPLTSLRTNVELLMASMKPGAPRLPDSEMADLRTDVIGQIEELSTLVGDLVDLTREDAGGLVHEAVDLSDIVDRSLERARRRRNDVQFDVDVVGWQVYGDPAGLSRAVVNLLDNAAKWSPSGAHVGVRLRQVDAAHAELVVSDYGPGIPPQERGLVFERFYRSASARAMPGSGLGLAIVKQVVVKHGGMIRIGETIPGGQPPGTSFFVLLPGLPISADDYPDDDSAESENTATIARTNGDRRFHEKKPNVGPSVISVDSQ from the coding sequence ATGTCACCACTGAGGCGGCGCGCGCGGGCTGAGCGGGCGCCGGAAGAGCCGACGTCATCGTTGTCATTGCGATGGCGGGTGATGCTGCTGGCCATGTCCATGGTGGCCATGGTCGTGGTGCTCATGGCGGTTGCGGTGTACGCCGTGGTGTCGGCCGCGCTCTACACCGACATCGACAACCAACTGCAGAGCCGCGCGAGCCTGCTGATCGCCAGCGGCTCGCTGGCCGCCGACCCCGGTAAGGCCATCGAGGGCACCGCCTATTCCGATGTCAACGCGATGCTGGTAAACCCGGGCCGGTCGACGTACACCGCCAATCAGCAGGGTCAGAAGTTGCCTGTCGGTGAGCCGGAGAAATCCGTCATCAACGGCGAGCTGTTGATGTCTCGCCGCACTGTCGGCAACCAGCGGGTGCTGGCGGTTCACCTGCCCGACAACAGATCACTGCTGATATCCAAGAGCCTGGCGCCCACCAATGCGGTGATGACCAAACTGAAATGGGTCCTGCTGGCGGTGGGCGGCATCGGTGTCGTGGTCGCGGCGATCGCCGGCGGGATGGTGGCGCGCACCGGTCTGCGGCCGGTGGCCCGGCTCACCGAGGCCGCCGAACGGGTGGCGCGTACCGATGACCTGCGTCCCATTCCGGTCTTCGGTAGTGACGAACTCGCCAGGCTCACCGAGACCTTCAACACGATGCTGCGCGCGCTGACCGAATCGCGGGAGCGGCAGGCCCGGCTGGTTGCGGACGCCGGACACGAGCTTCGCACGCCGCTGACCTCACTGCGGACCAACGTCGAGCTGCTGATGGCGTCGATGAAGCCGGGCGCCCCGCGGCTTCCGGACAGCGAGATGGCCGACCTGCGCACCGATGTGATCGGGCAGATCGAGGAATTGTCCACTCTGGTAGGCGATCTCGTCGACCTGACCCGTGAGGATGCCGGCGGACTCGTCCACGAGGCGGTCGATCTCAGCGACATCGTCGACCGCAGCCTGGAGCGCGCGCGCAGGCGCCGCAACGATGTCCAGTTCGACGTCGACGTCGTCGGATGGCAGGTCTACGGCGATCCGGCCGGATTGTCCCGGGCGGTTGTCAATCTGCTTGACAACGCGGCGAAGTGGAGCCCGTCGGGCGCGCACGTCGGGGTGCGGCTGCGCCAGGTGGACGCCGCCCACGCCGAACTCGTGGTGTCCGATTACGGGCCCGGAATCCCCCCGCAGGAGCGCGGTCTGGTCTTCGAACGGTTCTACCGGTCAGCGTCGGCGCGGGCGATGCCCGGGTCCGGGCTGGGCCTGGCGATCGTCAAGCAGGTCGTTGTCAAGCACGGTGGCATGATCCGCATCGGAGAAACGATCCCCGGCGGGCAGCCGCCGGGCACGTCGTTCTTCGTCCTGCTGCCGGGCCTGCCGATCTCCGCCGACGACTACCCAGACGACGATTCAGCCGAAAGCGAAAACACGGCCACAATCGCCAGGACCAATGGTGATCGCCGATTTCATGAGAAAAAACCCAACGTTGGACCGAGTGTTATCTCAGTCGATTCTCAGTAG
- a CDS encoding response regulator transcription factor → MRILVVDDDRAVRESLRRSLSFNGYSVDLAQDGVEALDAIANDRPDALVLDVMMPRLDGLEVCRQLRSTGDDLPILVLTARDSVSERVAGLDAGADDYLPKPFALEELLARMRALLRRTGPEEQSDSAVMTFGDLTLDPVTREVHRGKRAISLTRTEFALLEMLIANPRRVLTRSRILEEVWGFDFPTSGNALEVYVGYLRRKTEAEGEPRLIHTVRGVGYVLRETPP, encoded by the coding sequence GTGCGAATACTTGTCGTCGATGATGATCGCGCTGTGCGCGAGTCGCTCCGCCGGTCGCTGTCGTTCAACGGATATTCCGTAGACCTGGCGCAGGACGGGGTCGAAGCACTCGACGCGATCGCCAATGACCGGCCTGATGCGCTCGTGCTAGATGTGATGATGCCGCGGCTGGACGGCCTCGAGGTTTGTCGCCAGCTGCGCAGCACGGGCGACGATCTTCCGATCCTGGTTCTGACCGCTCGTGACTCGGTGTCCGAGCGGGTCGCCGGTCTGGATGCCGGTGCCGACGACTATCTGCCCAAGCCGTTCGCCCTCGAAGAGTTGCTGGCCCGGATGCGCGCGCTGCTGCGCCGGACCGGCCCCGAGGAGCAGTCCGATTCCGCGGTGATGACGTTCGGCGATCTGACGCTCGATCCGGTGACCCGCGAGGTGCATCGCGGCAAACGCGCGATCAGCTTGACCCGCACCGAGTTCGCGTTGCTGGAGATGCTGATCGCCAATCCGCGCCGGGTGCTCACGCGCAGCCGCATTCTCGAGGAGGTGTGGGGTTTCGACTTCCCGACCTCGGGCAATGCGCTGGAGGTTTACGTCGGGTACCTGCGCCGAAAGACTGAAGCGGAAGGAGAGCCGCGGCTGATCCACACCGTGCGGGGTGTGGGCTATGTGCTGCGTGAGACACCGCCCTGA
- the rpmF gene encoding 50S ribosomal protein L32, protein MAVPKRRMSRANTRSRRAQWKAEATGLVNVSVGGRQHKVPRRLLKAARLGLIDLDKR, encoded by the coding sequence ATGGCTGTGCCCAAGCGCAGAATGTCGCGCGCGAACACCCGCAGTCGGCGCGCGCAGTGGAAGGCCGAGGCCACCGGTCTGGTCAACGTTTCCGTCGGCGGTCGCCAGCACAAGGTTCCCCGCCGGTTGCTCAAGGCCGCGCGCCTCGGATTGATCGATCTCGACAAACGCTGA